The nucleotide sequence GAGCGCGACGGTCTCGAGGCCATACAAACGACTGAAGACCCGGCAGTAGTGCTCGCCGGCCAGTTTGCTGACAGCGTACGGAGACAGCGGATTCGGCATCATGCCTTCGTGCTTGGGCAGTTCTACCGAGTCGCCATAGACGGACGACGACGAGGCGTACACAACGCGCTTAACGCCGCAGTCCCGGGCGGCAATCAGCACATTGAGCGTACCGGTGGCGCCGACCTCGTGAGTCGTGACCGGGTCCTGCACGGAACGGGGAACCGAGGGCAGGGCGGCCTGGTGGAGAACATAGGTTGAGGTCAAGGTTGAGGTTGAGGAGGAGCGGAAGGAAGAACCGGACATGGCTGAACGGAGGACCTCAAGGGATCGGATGTCACCTTCGATGAGTTCGATGTCCTTGAGAAACGGAGCCAGGTTCTCTCGGCGACCGGTTGAGAAGTTGTCGACTACCCGGACCGTCTCCCCGCGCTTGAGCAGCTCCTCGACGATGCTCGAACCGATGAAGCCCGCGCCGCCGGTAACTACGTAGATCATGGTTCTTAGTTCCTGGTTCTTAGTTCTTAGTTCTTGGTTCCTGGTTCCTGGTTCCTGGTTCCTGGTTACCGGGCTTGAACTTGCTGCCTTTGCGTTCAGTCGTGCGGAGGTATCTGGCCAATCCGCCGATCAGACGCGCATTCTCCTGGGCCAATCCCGCAAGCTCTCGGAACCCGCGGTCATCGATGTACCCCTGGTCCAATGCAACGTAGAGATGAGAACCGACTTCGCCAGCCGAGCCCAGAGCCATCGACAGGAATTGCTGGAATTCTCTGGTGCCGCCTCGTCCATGCCCTTCGGCCACATTCGC is from candidate division WOR-3 bacterium and encodes:
- a CDS encoding NAD-dependent epimerase/dehydratase family protein is translated as MIYVVTGGAGFIGSSIVEELLKRGETVRVVDNFSTGRRENLAPFLKDIELIEGDIRSLEVLRSAMSGSSFRSSSTSTLTSTYVLHQAALPSVPRSVQDPVTTHEVGATGTLNVLIAARDCGVKRVVYASSSSVYGDSVELPKHEGMMPNPLSPYAVSKLAGEHYCRVFSRLYGLETVALRYFNVFGPRQNPNSQYAAVIPKFIAAVREGRKPVVYGDGEQSRDFTPVANVVAANLAACEVPLAAQVKAKAEAKAGEETPLSISTLASTSPFLLCNVAVGERYSLNFLVSEICRIVGRKVEPVYDKPRPGDVKHSLASVDVLRDRLGLASPQPFQDGLEHLIRGTRAKD
- a CDS encoding four helix bundle protein, coding for MATFRSFEEIDAWKKARELTRRIYDVTSKGTFARDCALRDQIRRACVSVMANVAEGHGRGGTREFQQFLSMALGSAGEVGSHLYVALDQGYIDDRGFRELAGLAQENARLIGGLARYLRTTERKGSKFKPGNQEPGTRNQEPRTKN